In a single window of the uncultured Dysgonomonas sp. genome:
- a CDS encoding peptidylprolyl isomerase, whose translation MVKQAGKFILLAILLSSGLFCKAQDNIIDQIIWVVGDEAILKSDVEKARQMMLSRGDRIEGDPYCLIPEQLAVQKLFLDQAKIDSIDVPTAEVSRGVTRQENMVIANLGSKEKVEEYLQASMSQLREEWREEIRNGYLVSEVKKKLVGKKSSLTPSEVRRYYAQLPQDSLPYIPTTVEVQIITNEPIVPLAEIDKVKERLRDFTNRVNAGESFSTLAIMYSEDGSAQNGGETGFSGRASWVTEFSNMAFSLNDPKKVSNIVETEYGFHIIQLIERRGDLINVRHILLRPKVPEAEFEKAIAKMDSITKDIKQNKFTFEDATVLSFDKDTRKNNGLMVNRKESANYGTPRFLKEELPPAVAIAVDKLKVGEVSAPFRMKTDNGKEVVAIVKLRSRTEGHVANVSDDYQALKEIVEAHKQEDILRKWLQTKIKGTYVFIDENWRNCDFQYSGWLKDDTTNKAK comes from the coding sequence ATGGTAAAACAGGCCGGAAAATTTATTTTATTAGCAATACTATTAAGTTCGGGGCTTTTTTGTAAGGCTCAGGATAATATCATCGACCAGATAATCTGGGTAGTAGGAGACGAAGCTATACTAAAATCGGATGTAGAAAAGGCCCGGCAGATGATGCTGTCGAGGGGCGACCGTATCGAAGGCGATCCGTATTGTCTGATACCCGAACAGTTGGCTGTACAAAAACTGTTTCTGGACCAGGCCAAGATAGACAGTATAGATGTGCCTACAGCAGAGGTATCCAGAGGAGTAACCCGTCAGGAAAACATGGTTATTGCTAATTTAGGTTCCAAAGAAAAAGTAGAAGAATATCTTCAAGCTTCGATGAGTCAGTTGCGCGAAGAATGGAGAGAAGAAATCCGGAATGGCTATCTGGTATCGGAAGTGAAGAAAAAACTGGTAGGGAAAAAGAGTAGCCTGACTCCATCGGAGGTAAGACGGTATTATGCGCAATTGCCACAGGATAGCTTACCATATATACCTACTACTGTAGAAGTACAGATAATTACAAATGAACCCATAGTTCCATTGGCCGAGATAGATAAAGTAAAAGAACGCCTGAGGGATTTTACCAACAGGGTAAATGCAGGAGAAAGCTTCTCCACACTGGCAATTATGTACTCTGAAGATGGTTCTGCGCAGAACGGTGGGGAAACCGGATTCAGCGGACGTGCCAGTTGGGTTACAGAGTTCTCCAATATGGCTTTCTCGCTGAATGATCCTAAAAAAGTATCGAATATAGTAGAAACCGAGTACGGGTTCCATATTATCCAGTTGATCGAACGCAGAGGTGACCTGATAAACGTGCGTCATATCCTGCTTCGTCCGAAAGTGCCGGAAGCTGAATTCGAAAAAGCAATCGCTAAAATGGATTCCATCACCAAGGATATAAAACAAAACAAGTTTACATTCGAAGATGCAACGGTGCTATCATTCGACAAAGATACCCGAAAGAATAACGGATTAATGGTTAACCGTAAGGAAAGTGCAAACTATGGTACACCACGCTTCCTGAAAGAAGAACTTCCTCCGGCTGTAGCTATCGCTGTGGATAAGTTGAAAGTAGGAGAAGTATCGGCTCCGTTCAGAATGAAGACAGATAACGGGAAAGAAGTAGTAGCCATCGTAAAACTCAGAAGCCGTACCGAAGGGCATGTAGCTAATGTATCCGATGACTATCAGGCCCTGAAAGAAATAGTAGAAGCGCATAAACAAGAAGATATACTCCGTAAATGGCTTCAGACTAAAATTAAGGGTACATATGTTTTCATAGATGAAAACTGGCGGAATTGTGATTTCCAATATTCCGGATGGCTCAAAGATGATACTACTAATAAGGCTAAATAA
- a CDS encoding peptidylprolyl isomerase, producing MKEILICLYLFFTVFVAFSCSGSGAADADRALNPIVTVGDKTLYQADLDEVIPVGLSAEDSTAAVKSYIDMWINDQLIYNKALQNIVNKKDIDELVESYKKSLITSSYQEQLLKEHFSKSVSENELKAYYEQNKDKFKLEDNIIKGLYLKIPVNSKQLANFQKWYKQENDAAIENIEKNTLQNAVAYEYFYDKWVGLVDVLENMPPAVTDEKIFLQRNKNLELRDSSFVYLLNIKEYELTGSEAPYDYVKGQLSEMYMEQKKADYLQQVKKDLYDKAVSDEEIKFYNK from the coding sequence ATGAAAGAGATACTTATCTGCTTATATCTGTTTTTTACGGTTTTCGTAGCGTTCTCTTGTAGTGGAAGCGGGGCAGCTGATGCTGACCGGGCTTTAAATCCGATTGTTACAGTGGGAGACAAAACACTCTATCAAGCCGACCTGGACGAAGTTATTCCTGTCGGATTGTCAGCCGAAGACAGCACTGCCGCAGTCAAGTCTTATATCGATATGTGGATAAACGACCAGCTGATATATAATAAGGCCCTGCAAAATATTGTAAACAAGAAGGATATAGATGAATTGGTAGAAAGCTACAAAAAGTCGCTGATAACAAGTTCATATCAGGAACAATTGCTGAAAGAGCATTTTTCAAAATCCGTTTCGGAAAATGAACTCAAGGCGTACTATGAGCAGAATAAGGACAAATTCAAACTGGAAGACAATATTATTAAGGGGCTGTATCTGAAAATTCCTGTAAATTCAAAACAACTGGCTAATTTTCAGAAATGGTATAAACAGGAAAATGATGCTGCGATAGAAAATATTGAAAAGAACACATTACAGAATGCAGTGGCCTACGAATATTTTTATGACAAATGGGTGGGGCTGGTAGATGTACTGGAGAATATGCCACCTGCCGTTACTGATGAAAAAATATTTCTTCAGAGGAATAAGAATCTGGAATTGCGCGACTCATCTTTTGTATATCTATTGAATATCAAAGAGTACGAACTGACCGGAAGCGAAGCCCCGTATGACTATGTCAAAGGGCAACTATCCGAAATGTATATGGAACAAAAGAAGGCTGATTATTTGCAGCAGGTGAAAAAAGACTTGTATGACAAAGCCGTTTCGGATGAAGAAATTAAGTTTTATAATAAATAG
- a CDS encoding peptidylprolyl isomerase yields the protein MIKKHSLLFFALLTTLGILAQQDNTVVFTIDGVPVYKSEVEYAYKKGNASAENKQDFADFVNSYINFKLNVTEAKAQQLDTTASYRRQLSSYRSQMAQQYMNNTDYEDEYIEKMYKRMQENVEINHVMFPFDNKEIVLPADTLKMYKKAMEARVKIMKDGFTGAELSTPRSGAVFYPRAESRNGYIGWVSPFMFAAKVEDAIYSLPLNEVSMPIRAARGYHIVQVLNRRPAMGAVEIEQVVFNFSHLPPSQQQIDSVGKVAWREYENIKSPADYQSLCDLFSKVHKMGTNGCYFGIIKLDSNLPMDFTMAAFNLEKAGDISKPVMSNYGYHIIRLLRKIPTESLDVMKKQLRERILRSDKVQELSDEKRRRLKSHFNVTVNEEAYSKLYEITETVSPRDSVFLKMIKNGDDILFDIDGQRAYPVREFAKYINYRQKERIKDTNDITIMQIEEASPYSLSSDILNEYFEGFQALLLSDYEENTLDKRFPDFARIVNEFSDGLLYYDVQNKNVWERSKTDAEGLAACFDKNKVKYSLDGPKYKGMVIYAKSEYILKKAEAASKKTKSRETFIKEIDDTLNKDSIQVKIEPGLWIRGGNAYVDNKIYEGVVPPPFTGYPYFFVTGKFIDSPEDYTDVRYAVELDYQEKLEKDWATFLQNKYKVDINKPALNLKQ from the coding sequence ATGATAAAAAAGCACTCTTTATTATTCTTCGCACTACTTACAACATTAGGTATACTTGCACAACAGGACAATACTGTTGTATTCACAATAGATGGAGTACCTGTGTATAAGTCAGAGGTTGAATACGCCTACAAAAAGGGAAATGCCAGTGCCGAAAACAAACAGGACTTTGCTGACTTCGTAAATTCATATATAAACTTTAAGCTGAATGTAACTGAAGCTAAAGCCCAGCAGTTAGATACAACAGCCTCTTACCGGCGACAGTTATCATCCTACAGGTCGCAGATGGCTCAGCAATATATGAATAATACTGACTATGAAGACGAATATATAGAGAAAATGTATAAGCGGATGCAGGAAAATGTGGAGATTAACCATGTTATGTTCCCGTTCGACAATAAAGAAATAGTATTGCCTGCCGATACTCTGAAGATGTATAAGAAGGCAATGGAAGCCAGGGTTAAAATAATGAAAGACGGATTCACCGGAGCGGAACTGAGTACCCCACGTTCGGGTGCGGTGTTCTATCCCCGCGCCGAATCCCGCAACGGGTATATAGGCTGGGTATCTCCTTTCATGTTTGCAGCCAAAGTAGAAGATGCCATCTACAGCCTGCCGCTAAACGAGGTAAGTATGCCTATACGTGCAGCCCGGGGATACCACATTGTGCAAGTACTGAACAGGCGCCCCGCAATGGGAGCCGTAGAAATAGAACAAGTCGTATTTAACTTCTCACATCTGCCTCCGTCACAACAGCAGATAGACAGTGTGGGTAAGGTTGCGTGGAGAGAGTATGAAAACATTAAGTCTCCGGCAGATTACCAGTCTCTTTGCGACTTATTTTCCAAAGTTCACAAAATGGGAACTAACGGATGCTACTTTGGCATCATAAAACTGGATTCGAATCTGCCGATGGATTTTACTATGGCGGCTTTCAATCTGGAAAAGGCCGGAGATATAAGTAAGCCGGTGATGTCGAACTATGGCTACCATATCATAAGGTTATTAAGGAAAATACCGACAGAGAGTCTTGATGTAATGAAAAAACAGCTACGCGAAAGAATTCTCAGAAGTGATAAGGTACAGGAACTTAGTGACGAGAAAAGACGCAGGCTGAAAAGCCATTTTAATGTCACTGTCAATGAAGAGGCTTACTCCAAATTATATGAAATAACAGAAACTGTATCTCCTCGTGATTCCGTGTTCCTGAAAATGATAAAGAACGGTGACGATATTCTGTTCGATATAGACGGACAAAGGGCATATCCGGTTCGTGAATTTGCCAAGTATATCAATTACAGGCAAAAAGAAAGGATTAAAGATACGAATGACATTACAATCATGCAGATTGAAGAAGCCTCTCCTTATAGTCTGTCGTCGGATATACTCAACGAATATTTCGAAGGGTTTCAGGCACTTTTGCTATCCGATTATGAAGAAAATACGCTGGACAAAAGATTTCCTGACTTTGCCCGCATAGTGAATGAGTTTTCCGACGGTCTGTTATATTATGACGTACAAAATAAAAATGTGTGGGAGCGCTCAAAGACAGATGCGGAAGGCTTAGCAGCCTGCTTCGACAAAAACAAAGTGAAATATTCATTGGATGGCCCTAAATATAAAGGTATGGTGATATACGCAAAGAGTGAGTATATCCTAAAGAAAGCCGAAGCTGCCTCTAAAAAGACAAAATCCCGCGAAACTTTTATCAAAGAGATAGATGACACGCTGAACAAGGATTCCATACAAGTCAAAATAGAGCCGGGACTATGGATAAGAGGTGGCAACGCATATGTAGATAATAAAATATATGAAGGTGTGGTACCTCCCCCATTCACAGGATATCCGTATTTCTTTGTGACCGGAAAGTTCATAGATTCACCTGAGGATTATACAGATGTCCGTTATGCAGTAGAGCTGGATTATCAGGAAAAACTCGAAAAAGATTGGGCAACTTTCCTCCAAAATAAATACAAAGTAGATATTAACAAGCCTGCATTAAATTTGAAACAATGA
- the guaB gene encoding IMP dehydrogenase, translating to MSFIADKVVMDGLTFDDVLLIPAYSEVLPREVDLSTSFSRNIKLNIPIVSAAMDTVTEAKLAIAIAREGGIGVIHKNMSIEAQAQQVRFVKRAENGMISNPVSILRDKTVGQALAMMAEFKIGGIPVVDANNYLVGIVTNRDLRFRRDMNQLIDDVMTKDRIITTRQSTDLEAAADILQQHKIEKLPVVDSENRLIGLITYKDITKAKDKPFACKDEHGRLRVAAGVGVTYDTLDRVAALVEAGVDAIVIDTAHGHSKGVADMLKRVKAAYPGIDVVVGNIATGEAAKYLVDAGADAVKVGIGPGSICTTRVVAGIGVPQLSAIYDVAKALKGTGVPLIADGGLRYSGDIVKALAAGGYSVMMGSLLAGVEESPGETIIFNGRKFKSYRGMGSLEAMEKGSKDRYFQDMEADIKKLVPEGIAARVPFKGSLFEVVYQMTGGLRAGMGYCGANNIDALHNAKFTRITNAGVAESHPHDVAITSEAPNYSRGE from the coding sequence GACAAGTTTCTCACGCAATATCAAATTAAATATCCCAATCGTTTCGGCAGCTATGGACACAGTTACAGAAGCTAAACTGGCTATTGCTATTGCCCGCGAAGGAGGTATTGGTGTTATACACAAAAACATGTCGATCGAAGCCCAGGCCCAACAGGTAAGATTCGTGAAACGTGCCGAAAACGGTATGATATCGAACCCTGTAAGCATCCTTCGTGACAAAACGGTAGGCCAGGCGCTGGCTATGATGGCCGAATTTAAAATCGGAGGTATCCCTGTTGTGGATGCCAACAATTATCTTGTGGGTATCGTTACCAATCGCGACCTGCGTTTCCGCCGCGATATGAACCAGCTGATAGACGATGTGATGACCAAAGACAGGATTATCACCACACGCCAAAGCACCGATCTGGAAGCTGCGGCAGACATTCTGCAACAACACAAAATCGAAAAACTCCCTGTAGTAGATTCCGAAAACAGGCTGATCGGACTGATTACATACAAAGACATAACTAAAGCTAAAGATAAACCATTTGCATGCAAAGACGAACATGGCCGTCTGCGTGTCGCTGCCGGAGTAGGTGTGACATATGATACCCTCGACCGTGTAGCAGCATTGGTTGAAGCTGGAGTAGATGCCATTGTTATCGACACAGCGCACGGACATTCGAAAGGAGTAGCCGATATGCTGAAAAGGGTAAAAGCAGCCTATCCGGGTATAGACGTAGTAGTAGGTAATATTGCCACTGGCGAAGCAGCTAAATATCTGGTAGATGCAGGAGCCGATGCAGTGAAAGTAGGTATAGGACCGGGTTCTATCTGTACCACACGTGTAGTAGCGGGAATAGGTGTTCCACAGCTATCAGCTATCTATGATGTTGCTAAAGCACTGAAAGGAACAGGTGTTCCATTAATCGCTGATGGAGGTTTGCGTTATTCGGGAGATATAGTAAAAGCTTTGGCAGCCGGAGGTTATTCCGTTATGATGGGTTCACTGCTTGCCGGAGTGGAAGAATCACCGGGAGAAACTATCATATTTAACGGACGTAAATTCAAATCGTACCGTGGGATGGGCTCTCTTGAAGCAATGGAAAAAGGTTCGAAAGACCGCTACTTCCAGGATATGGAAGCCGATATAAAGAAACTTGTACCGGAGGGTATTGCTGCCCGCGTACCGTTCAAAGGCTCGTTGTTCGAAGTCGTTTATCAGATGACTGGTGGCTTACGCGCAGGTATGGGCTACTGCGGAGCTAATAATATAGACGCACTGCATAACGCTAAATTTACACGCATCACAAATGCCGGAGTAGCCGAAAGCCATCCGCACGATGTAGCGATAACAAGCGAAGCGCCTAATTATAGCCGCGGAGAATAA